In Thermodesulfobacteriota bacterium, the DNA window CGAGGAAGAGGTCCTCTCCACCCCGGCCACCTTCGAGCCCCCCACGGAGGACTTGCGGCTGCTCTCCATCCAGTCGCGGCCCGTGGGGGCCCGGGTGTTCGTGAACGGGGAGGAGCGGGGGGTCACCCCCCTCTACGTTCGGGACCTCGCGCCCGGCAGCCACGAGATCATTCTCTACCTGACCGGTTTCGGCGCGTACCGCCAGACCATCGAGGGGCAGGGGGGACGGATCTTCGTCGACCTGGAGGCGGGCAAGGGCCTCGGGATGGGGCTCGTGGCCGTAATCACCGATCCCCCCGACGCCCGCGTGGACGTGGATGGCCGCAGGGCCGGCCTGAGCCCCCTGGAGATCCCCCTCGACGCGGGTCGCCACACCGTGAACCTCTCCAAGGCAGGGTTCAAGGACGCCCAGGAGTCGGTCACCGTGGAACCCGAGGGCCGGCACGAAGTGCGGGTGAGCCTGGCGCCTCGGGAAGGGGCGCTGCTGGTGATCGCCACCCCTGCCGGGGCCGAGGTGCTCCTGAACGGCAAGGAGGTGGGCAAGGCCTGGGAGCCCCTGCGCGTCGGCGACATCGCCCCCGGCACCTACACCGTCCGGGTGCAGCGTCAGGGGCACCGCCCCTGGGAAAAGGCCGACGTGCTGGTCCGATCCGCGGAGACCACCACGGTGCTCGCCGCCCTGCTGCCGGAGCGCGATTACAGCTGGGTGCGGCTCTTCACCGACCCCCCTGGGGCCCGGGTGCGGCTCGACGACCAGGACATGGGGGTGGCGGGGGCCGACGGCATCGGGTTCCGGGCCGCCAAGGGGGCCCACCGCCTGCGGCTGGAGGCCGACCCGGTCACGCTGCCCGGGTACCAACCCCTCCAGGTCACGGTGAGCTTCACCGAGGACGAGGTGGACTATCGGGAAAGCCCGTTGCGGCTGCCCCCCGTGGACCCGAACTTCACCCAGGCCCTGGCGCTCGTGGAGCGCGGCCAGCGCGAGGAGGCCCTGGGTTTCCTGAACCGGGTGGCCCCCGACCATCCCAGCTACGGGGAGGCCCGTCTGATCGCCGTGGAGGTGCTGCGCGACCTGGGCCGGGTCGCGGAGATCCCCCGGGAGCTCGACACCCTGCTGGGCCGCCCCGAGCACCGAGCCAACCCCGTGCTCAACACGGCCTTCGGCTACTGGGCCCTGCTGGCCGCCCGGGACGCTCCCGACCGGGAAGCCGCGCCGCTCCTGGATCGGGCCCTGGAGGCCCTGGACCGGGCGGTGCAGTCCGTGGATCTCTTCCCCGCGGACCAGCGCGATGCCCTCATTCTCAAGGCCCACTACTTCTCCGGGATGGCGAGCGAGATCCTCTTCAACCTCACGGGGGACCGCAAGTACGTCAAGAAGGGCACCCAGGCGTGGGAGGTCTTCTTCGCCCGGCTCGACCTAGCTCCCCAGGCCCTGGAGCGAAACTGGGTCGAGCAGGCCCGCCGGCACCGCAGGACGCTGGATTTCCTTGCGAAGAAGCTGGGCGGTTAGCCTTCCGCCCCTCCTGGTGCTCCTCGCCCTGGCGGGGTGCCGGGGGAGCCCGCCGCCGGGTCCGGCGGCGGAGGGCTCCGCCGGGGCCCGTCTCGAGGCGCAGCGGGCCCAGGACGGCTGGATGGGGCGCTTCGGCCGCCGGGATCCGGAGCTTGCGGCCCTTCTGGCGGGACAGCCCGGGTGGGGGCTCCTCCGGGACATGGAGCTCGGCCGCGCCGCCGAGGCGTTCGGCGCCTCGCAGACGCCGGCCGACCGGGCGGGGGCGGCCC includes these proteins:
- a CDS encoding PEGA domain-containing protein gives rise to the protein MRTAPWARPPLRGTWRAAAAVLTAGGVLLGTLALPLPGRAQAPESAESAEEEVLSTPATFEPPTEDLRLLSIQSRPVGARVFVNGEERGVTPLYVRDLAPGSHEIILYLTGFGAYRQTIEGQGGRIFVDLEAGKGLGMGLVAVITDPPDARVDVDGRRAGLSPLEIPLDAGRHTVNLSKAGFKDAQESVTVEPEGRHEVRVSLAPREGALLVIATPAGAEVLLNGKEVGKAWEPLRVGDIAPGTYTVRVQRQGHRPWEKADVLVRSAETTTVLAALLPERDYSWVRLFTDPPGARVRLDDQDMGVAGADGIGFRAAKGAHRLRLEADPVTLPGYQPLQVTVSFTEDEVDYRESPLRLPPVDPNFTQALALVERGQREEALGFLNRVAPDHPSYGEARLIAVEVLRDLGRVAEIPRELDTLLGRPEHRANPVLNTAFGYWALLAARDAPDREAAPLLDRALEALDRAVQSVDLFPADQRDALILKAHYFSGMASEILFNLTGDRKYVKKGTQAWEVFFARLDLAPQALERNWVEQARRHRRTLDFLAKKLGG